Proteins encoded within one genomic window of Perognathus longimembris pacificus isolate PPM17 chromosome 28, ASM2315922v1, whole genome shotgun sequence:
- the LOC125343079 gene encoding methylosome subunit pICln-like translates to MEKSPDHEEKVENSDEQKRIEDAHPSWRKSFYSIELALFTAMCECQALHPDPEDEDSDAYDGEEYDVEADEQGQGDIPTFYTYEEGLSHLTAEGQATLERLEGMPSQSVSSQYNMAGVWTEDSIRDYEDDMEVDTTPTVAGQFENADVDH, encoded by the exons ATGGAGAAATCTCCTGACCATGAAGAGAAAGTGGAGAACAGTGATGAACAGAAAAGGATAGAGGATGCTCATCCCAGCTGGAGGAAGAGTTTTTACTCAATAGAATTG GCGCTGTTCACCGCGATGTGTGAGTGCCAAGCCCTGCACCCCGACCCCGAGGATGAAGACTCAGATGCTTATGACGGAGAAGAGTATGACGTGGAGGCAGACGAACAAGGACAGGGGGATATCCCTACATTTTATACCTATGAAGAAGGATTATCCCATTTAACAGCAGAAGGGCAAGCCACACTGGAGAGATTAGAAGGAATGCCTTCTCAATCTGTGAGCAGTCAGTATAACATGGCTGGAGTCTGGACAGAAGATTCAATAAGAGATTATGAAGATGACATGGAGGTGGATACCACACCAACAGTTGCTGGACAGTTTGAGAATGCAGATGTTGATCACTGA